In Quercus lobata isolate SW786 chromosome 12, ValleyOak3.0 Primary Assembly, whole genome shotgun sequence, a genomic segment contains:
- the LOC115971465 gene encoding 7-deoxyloganetin glucosyltransferase-like isoform X2, translating to MDSKTLKADKPHAVCIPFPVQSHIKAMLKFSKLLHHKDFHITFVNTEFNHQRFLKFRGPNSLDGLSDFRFESIPDNLPPSDPNASQDVRSLCNSIMKNFLASFSNLLVKLNSATSNVPPVTCIISDGFMQFTINAAQEHGIPILKFFTVSACSLMGYMQIPPLKDKGIIPLKVIDWIPGMRGIRLKDLPSEVRTIDPNDVIFKFVIETAEIAPMASGIVIQTFDALEQEVLDALLTMFPHVYAIGPLQPLLNHLPNDPLKSIGYSLWEEETECLQWLNSKAPNSVIYVNFGSIVVMTPTQLVEFGWGLANSKYLFLWIIRPDLVVGESAILPPEFKLETKERGLIASWCPQEEVLNHPSIGGFLTHSGWNSTIESVCAGIPMLCWPFLADQQTNCKYTCNEWGIGMEIDNDVKREEVEKIVKELMEGEKGKKMKKKAMEWKKLAEEATEPLGSSSINLNNLVNEVLLSK from the exons atgGATTCCAAGACGCTAAAGGCTGATAAGCCTCATGCAGTTTGTATTCCATTTCCAGTTCAAAGCCACATAAAAGCAATGCTCAAGTTTTCAAAGCTTCTCCACCATAAAGATTTTCACATAACCTTTGTTAACACTGAGTTCAATCACCAGCGTTTTCTGAAATTTAGAGGTCCCAACTCCTTAGATGGTTTGTCTGACTTCCGATTCGAAAGCATTCCAGATAACCTCCCTCCATCGGATCCAAATGCCAGTCAAGACGTCCGTTCTCTTTGCAATTCCATTATGAAAAACTTCTTGGCCTCATTTTCTAACCTTCTTGTGAAACTCAACAGTGCAACTTCAAACGTTCCTCCAGTGACTTGTATTATCTCAGACGGTTTCATGCAATTCACCATCAACGCTGCTCAGGAACACGGAATCCCAATTCTAAAGTTCTTCACTGTCTCCGCTTGTAGCTTAATGGGTTACATGCAGATTCCTCCTCTCAAGGATAAAGGCATCATTCCACTTAAAG TTATAGATTGGATTCCAGGTATGAGAGGCATTCGTCTCAAGGATCTCCCAAGTGAGGTTCGAACCATAGATCCAAATGATGTTATCTTTAAATTTGTGATTGAAACAGCAGAGATAGCTCCTATGGCTTCAGGAATTGTTATTCAAACATTTGATGCATTAGAACAAGAAGTTTTGGATGCTCTCTTGACCATGTTTCCTCATGTATATGCCATTGGCCCTCTCCAACCATTGCTCAATCACTTACCCAATGACCCTTTAAAATCAATTGGATATAGTTTATGGGAGGAAGAAACTGAGTGCCTCCAATGGCTTAACTCTAAGGCGCCCAACTCTGTAATATATGTGAATTTTGGTAGCATAGTTGTCATGACACCAACACAGTTGGTTGAGTTTGGTTGGGGACTTGCAAAtagtaaatatttatttttgtggatAATTAGACCTGATTTAGTTGTTGGTGAATCAGCAATATTGCCACCTGAGTTCAAGTTAGAAACTAAAGAAAGGGGTTTGATAGCTAGTTGGTGCCCTCAAGAAGAAGTGTTGAACCACCCCTCAATTGGAGGGTTCTTAACACATAGTGGTTGGAATTCAACTATTGAAAGTGTGTGTGCAGGAATACCAATGCTTTGTTGGCCATTCTTGGCAGATCAACAAACAAATTGTAAGTATACTTGCAATGAATGGGGCATTGGCATGGAGATTGATAATGATGTCAAGAGAGAGGAAGTGGAAAAGATTGTGAAAGAGTTGATGGAAGGAGAAAAGggtaagaaaatgaagaaaaaggcCATGGAGTGGAAAAAGTTAGCTGAAGAGGCCACTGAGCCACTTGGTTCTTCATCCATTAACTTGAACAATTTGGTGAATGAAGTGCTTTTATCGAAATGA
- the LOC115971466 gene encoding protein PELOTA 1-like isoform X2 has protein sequence MTSFGLWKLRGRLLIVEIETSIPRKHGPAIAGYELAFLKHVDFDVVHCAVILSPGFTKDQFHRHLLLEAERRQLRPIIENKSRIVLVHTTSGYKLGSLKVV, from the exons ATGACCAGCTTTGGGTTGTGGAAATTGAGAGGGAGATTACTGATAGTGGAG ATAGAAACTTCAATTCCTCGGAAACATGGACCTGCTATTGCTGGTTATGAGTTG GCTTTCTTGAAGCATGTTGATTTTGATGTTGTCCACTGTGCTGTGATTTTAAGTCCTGGTTTCACAAAG GATCAGTTTCATCGTCACTTATTGTTGGAGGCAGAAAGAAGACAGCTGAGACCTATTATCGAGAACAAGTCACGGATAGTTCTTGTGCATACAACATCAGGATACAA GTTGGGTTCTCTGAAAGTTGTATAA
- the LOC115971466 gene encoding protein PELOTA 1-like isoform X1 produces the protein MNLERSCALIKGQEIKMRYNIIETSIPRKHGPAIAGYELAFLKHVDFDVVHCAVILSPGFTKDQFHRHLLLEAERRQLRPIIENKSRIVLVHTTSGYKRLCC, from the exons ATGAATCTAGAGCGCTCATGTGCTTTGATAAAGGGGCAAGAGATCAAGATGAGATAcaatata ATAGAAACTTCAATTCCTCGGAAACATGGACCTGCTATTGCTGGTTATGAGTTG GCTTTCTTGAAGCATGTTGATTTTGATGTTGTCCACTGTGCTGTGATTTTAAGTCCTGGTTTCACAAAG GATCAGTTTCATCGTCACTTATTGTTGGAGGCAGAAAGAAGACAGCTGAGACCTATTATCGAGAACAAGTCACGGATAGTTCTTGTGCATACAACATCAGGATACAA gcgGCTTTGCTGTTAA
- the LOC115971465 gene encoding 7-deoxyloganetin glucosyltransferase-like isoform X1, translated as MDSKTLKADKPHAVCIPFPVQSHIKAMLKFSKLLHHKDFHITFVNTEFNHQRFLKFRGPNSLDGLSDFRFESIPDNLPPSDPNASQDVRSLCNSIMKNFLASFSNLLVKLNSATSNVPPVTCIISDGFMQFTINAAQEHGIPILKFFTVSACSLMGYMQIPPLKDKGIIPLKDKSYLTNGYLDIVIDWIPGMRGIRLKDLPSEVRTIDPNDVIFKFVIETAEIAPMASGIVIQTFDALEQEVLDALLTMFPHVYAIGPLQPLLNHLPNDPLKSIGYSLWEEETECLQWLNSKAPNSVIYVNFGSIVVMTPTQLVEFGWGLANSKYLFLWIIRPDLVVGESAILPPEFKLETKERGLIASWCPQEEVLNHPSIGGFLTHSGWNSTIESVCAGIPMLCWPFLADQQTNCKYTCNEWGIGMEIDNDVKREEVEKIVKELMEGEKGKKMKKKAMEWKKLAEEATEPLGSSSINLNNLVNEVLLSK; from the exons atgGATTCCAAGACGCTAAAGGCTGATAAGCCTCATGCAGTTTGTATTCCATTTCCAGTTCAAAGCCACATAAAAGCAATGCTCAAGTTTTCAAAGCTTCTCCACCATAAAGATTTTCACATAACCTTTGTTAACACTGAGTTCAATCACCAGCGTTTTCTGAAATTTAGAGGTCCCAACTCCTTAGATGGTTTGTCTGACTTCCGATTCGAAAGCATTCCAGATAACCTCCCTCCATCGGATCCAAATGCCAGTCAAGACGTCCGTTCTCTTTGCAATTCCATTATGAAAAACTTCTTGGCCTCATTTTCTAACCTTCTTGTGAAACTCAACAGTGCAACTTCAAACGTTCCTCCAGTGACTTGTATTATCTCAGACGGTTTCATGCAATTCACCATCAACGCTGCTCAGGAACACGGAATCCCAATTCTAAAGTTCTTCACTGTCTCCGCTTGTAGCTTAATGGGTTACATGCAGATTCCTCCTCTCAAGGATAAAGGCATCATTCCACTTAAAG ATAAGAGCTATTTAACCAATGGGTATTTGGATATAGTTATAGATTGGATTCCAGGTATGAGAGGCATTCGTCTCAAGGATCTCCCAAGTGAGGTTCGAACCATAGATCCAAATGATGTTATCTTTAAATTTGTGATTGAAACAGCAGAGATAGCTCCTATGGCTTCAGGAATTGTTATTCAAACATTTGATGCATTAGAACAAGAAGTTTTGGATGCTCTCTTGACCATGTTTCCTCATGTATATGCCATTGGCCCTCTCCAACCATTGCTCAATCACTTACCCAATGACCCTTTAAAATCAATTGGATATAGTTTATGGGAGGAAGAAACTGAGTGCCTCCAATGGCTTAACTCTAAGGCGCCCAACTCTGTAATATATGTGAATTTTGGTAGCATAGTTGTCATGACACCAACACAGTTGGTTGAGTTTGGTTGGGGACTTGCAAAtagtaaatatttatttttgtggatAATTAGACCTGATTTAGTTGTTGGTGAATCAGCAATATTGCCACCTGAGTTCAAGTTAGAAACTAAAGAAAGGGGTTTGATAGCTAGTTGGTGCCCTCAAGAAGAAGTGTTGAACCACCCCTCAATTGGAGGGTTCTTAACACATAGTGGTTGGAATTCAACTATTGAAAGTGTGTGTGCAGGAATACCAATGCTTTGTTGGCCATTCTTGGCAGATCAACAAACAAATTGTAAGTATACTTGCAATGAATGGGGCATTGGCATGGAGATTGATAATGATGTCAAGAGAGAGGAAGTGGAAAAGATTGTGAAAGAGTTGATGGAAGGAGAAAAGggtaagaaaatgaagaaaaaggcCATGGAGTGGAAAAAGTTAGCTGAAGAGGCCACTGAGCCACTTGGTTCTTCATCCATTAACTTGAACAATTTGGTGAATGAAGTGCTTTTATCGAAATGA